One stretch of Leadbetterella byssophila DSM 17132 DNA includes these proteins:
- a CDS encoding YybH family protein has translation MLLTFPTLAQEREKILEVMSRQEKYWNEGNIPAFMQDYWKSDSLKFIGKNGVTKGWQATMDRYLKTYPDKASMGTLKFDIKEVEFLSDKAAWVLGQFYLTRPEKGDLTGFFTLIFKKINQRWVIVSDHSS, from the coding sequence ATGCTTCTAACTTTTCCTACACTGGCTCAGGAAAGGGAGAAGATATTAGAAGTAATGAGTCGCCAGGAGAAATATTGGAATGAGGGAAATATTCCCGCATTTATGCAAGATTATTGGAAATCAGACAGTCTGAAATTCATAGGAAAAAATGGAGTTACTAAGGGCTGGCAAGCCACAATGGACAGATACCTCAAGACCTACCCGGATAAAGCTAGCATGGGGACCCTCAAATTTGACATCAAGGAAGTGGAGTTTCTCTCTGACAAAGCGGCTTGGGTGCTAGGTCAATTTTATTTAACCCGACCAGAAAAGGGTGATTTGACAGGCTTTTTCACGCTAATTTTTAAAAAAATTAACCAGCGGTGGGTGATAGTAAGTGATCATTCCAGCTAA
- the miaA gene encoding tRNA (adenosine(37)-N6)-dimethylallyltransferase MiaA, with product MKANLVVLVGPTAVGKTALSVRLAKKWKAEIFSADSRQLYKEMSIGTAKPTPEEIEGVKHHFIDSHPITQNFTAGDFERQLDQKLEEYFQKNSIGLLSGGTGLFVKAALYGLDDMPDAPQELRDELMSRLRTEGLEVLQKELQVLDPEGSKKIEIQNPQRVVRALEVCISTGKPFSSFRTGADKVLPYHTIKIGIERDREELYSRINQRVDLMVQQGLLDEVKKLMPFRNSYALQTVGYKEIFDYLDGITTWEKSIELLKRNTRRYAKRQLTWFKNQDQFTWFHADDEEGINEYIEKSLLHN from the coding sequence GTGAAAGCGAATCTGGTAGTACTTGTAGGACCCACGGCCGTGGGGAAAACGGCTCTAAGTGTTAGACTTGCCAAAAAATGGAAGGCTGAAATCTTCTCCGCAGATTCTCGCCAGCTATACAAAGAGATGAGCATAGGTACCGCCAAGCCCACTCCCGAGGAAATAGAGGGAGTTAAACACCACTTTATAGACTCTCACCCCATTACCCAAAACTTCACTGCAGGAGACTTTGAAAGACAATTAGATCAAAAACTTGAAGAATACTTCCAAAAGAATTCCATTGGCCTATTGAGTGGAGGAACAGGACTATTTGTGAAAGCCGCACTGTATGGATTAGATGACATGCCTGACGCGCCTCAAGAACTTCGGGATGAGCTGATGAGCCGACTAAGAACGGAGGGTTTAGAAGTACTACAAAAAGAACTTCAGGTCCTAGATCCGGAAGGCAGTAAGAAAATAGAGATCCAAAATCCGCAAAGGGTGGTGCGAGCACTGGAAGTGTGTATTTCTACAGGTAAGCCCTTTTCGTCTTTTCGGACGGGAGCAGATAAGGTTTTACCCTACCATACTATAAAAATTGGCATCGAGAGAGACCGAGAAGAGCTCTATTCCAGAATAAATCAAAGAGTGGACCTAATGGTTCAGCAGGGACTTTTGGATGAGGTTAAGAAGCTTATGCCATTCAGAAACTCCTACGCACTTCAAACAGTGGGTTATAAGGAAATCTTTGATTATTTAGATGGGATAACGACTTGGGAAAAAAGTATCGAACTTTTAAAAAGAAATACCCGAAGATATGCCAAAAGGCAGTTGACTTGGTTTAAGAACCAGGACCAGTTTACCTGGTTTCATGCTGATGATGAGGAAGGTATAAATGAATATATAGAGAAAAGTCTTCTCCACAATTAG
- a CDS encoding MaoC family dehydratase codes for MSKKIEVGAKYQHEFRFSQADVQAFADLTGDHNPIHLDAEYAATTKFKQPIIHGHLSSSVFTRFLGMEEPGGPGSIYMKQETEYLRPMYVDTDYLVEFEVVEVDPVRHIARISTQVKNKETGKVTIRGIGTLMNETHY; via the coding sequence ATGAGCAAAAAGATAGAGGTGGGTGCGAAGTACCAGCACGAATTCAGATTTTCTCAAGCTGATGTTCAAGCCTTTGCTGATCTAACCGGAGATCATAATCCAATTCATTTGGATGCGGAATACGCAGCTACTACAAAATTCAAACAACCCATTATTCACGGACATTTGAGCAGTAGTGTTTTCACCAGATTTTTAGGCATGGAAGAACCGGGAGGACCGGGTTCCATTTACATGAAACAGGAGACGGAATATCTTCGACCTATGTACGTAGATACGGACTATTTGGTGGAATTCGAAGTAGTGGAAGTGGATCCGGTAAGACACATAGCCCGAATTTCTACTCAGGTAAAAAACAAAGAAACAGGCAAAGTCACCATCAGAGGTATAGGTACTCTGATGAATGAAACACACTATTAA
- a CDS encoding DUF4230 domain-containing protein translates to MIDFAVFVVALGVGSIAAWQVFHWIYGKKLLSDKKENIRVEANILLEKIEQVFKVVLAEGYFTEIYDHNAKKDFWGLFKTTNKALIIVKAKVSVGYDFSKMKFRRDADTRRLIIEGFAPAEVLAVDTDYKFYDINQGFVNPMKHEDYNALLAEAKAMIKTKAEGSDLPVIAANQLQLMMRQLASSMKWELEMLPEAKEEI, encoded by the coding sequence ATGATTGACTTTGCCGTATTTGTTGTAGCCTTGGGGGTAGGTTCTATAGCTGCCTGGCAAGTGTTTCATTGGATATATGGCAAGAAACTTCTTAGCGATAAGAAGGAGAATATTAGGGTAGAAGCGAATATTCTCTTAGAAAAGATAGAGCAAGTGTTCAAAGTGGTTCTTGCAGAAGGCTACTTTACCGAAATCTATGATCATAATGCAAAAAAGGATTTTTGGGGCCTATTCAAAACTACTAATAAGGCCCTGATCATCGTTAAAGCGAAGGTTTCAGTGGGTTACGATTTCAGTAAAATGAAGTTCCGTAGGGATGCAGATACCAGAAGACTTATCATTGAGGGTTTTGCTCCTGCTGAAGTACTCGCAGTGGATACAGATTATAAGTTTTACGATATAAACCAGGGCTTTGTCAATCCCATGAAACATGAGGATTATAATGCTCTACTTGCTGAGGCTAAGGCTATGATTAAGACCAAAGCGGAGGGAAGTGATTTACCGGTGATCGCAGCTAACCAACTCCAATTGATGATGCGCCAGTTGGCCTCCAGTATGAAATGGGAATTGGAAATGTTACCAGAAGCTAAAGAAGAAATATGA
- a CDS encoding GLPGLI family protein, which produces MGRLIRIIILCLLALPSLAQKTAGTINYTVTKDWIKFFQNNKYLTNEEKSRASLTWKNDPHSTQKMQLRFTAQGSHYGKDQDERGSSWQKVDYEVWRDFTKNTVKETQLIAGKVYQVEDSLYTYPWKIKSEIKEVAGYLCMLATTFDPQRNVEIQAWFTTDIPVGVGPDDFLGLPGAILEVDVDNGTIVFQATKVSLDPNQILPPLPKKTKGKILRRTDYLAALDKYIKDSEKLREAPWGLRY; this is translated from the coding sequence ATGGGAAGATTAATTAGAATCATAATATTGTGCCTCTTGGCACTTCCAAGCTTGGCCCAGAAAACAGCAGGAACGATCAATTATACCGTTACAAAGGACTGGATCAAGTTTTTTCAAAACAACAAATACCTCACCAATGAAGAGAAATCGAGAGCTAGCTTGACCTGGAAAAACGACCCTCATTCTACTCAAAAAATGCAATTGAGATTTACTGCTCAGGGATCACATTACGGTAAAGACCAAGACGAGAGAGGTAGTTCCTGGCAAAAGGTAGACTATGAAGTTTGGAGAGATTTCACGAAGAACACCGTAAAAGAAACCCAATTGATAGCCGGGAAAGTATATCAAGTAGAAGATTCACTATACACATATCCATGGAAGATTAAATCAGAAATCAAGGAGGTTGCAGGTTATTTATGTATGCTGGCAACGACCTTTGACCCTCAACGTAATGTAGAGATCCAAGCCTGGTTTACCACAGATATACCGGTGGGTGTAGGCCCAGATGACTTCCTGGGACTACCGGGTGCCATCCTGGAAGTGGATGTAGATAATGGCACAATAGTATTTCAGGCAACTAAGGTAAGTCTAGATCCCAATCAAATCCTTCCTCCATTGCCGAAGAAAACCAAAGGCAAAATACTACGACGCACTGACTATCTGGCAGCGCTAGACAAGTACATCAAAGACAGTGAGAAATTAAGAGAAGCCCCCTGGGGCTTGAGATATTAA
- a CDS encoding translation initiation factor, with protein MKKGKGGIVYSTNPDFEYDSGNDEIETLENSKQELKIWLDRKGGGKLVSRISGFIGKESDLQALKKRIQGLCGTGGSASDGEVLIQGDHRDKILAYLLKEGYKAKKAGG; from the coding sequence ATGAAGAAAGGAAAAGGAGGTATAGTGTATTCTACTAACCCGGATTTTGAATATGATTCGGGAAATGATGAGATAGAAACCTTAGAAAACAGCAAGCAGGAATTGAAGATCTGGCTGGATAGAAAAGGAGGAGGGAAGCTAGTCAGTAGGATCAGTGGTTTTATAGGCAAAGAAAGTGATCTGCAAGCCCTGAAGAAGAGGATACAGGGCCTCTGTGGTACAGGTGGTAGTGCCTCAGATGGAGAAGTGCTGATCCAAGGTGATCATAGAGATAAGATCTTAGCCTATTTGTTAAAAGAAGGCTATAAAGCAAAAAAAGCGGGAGGTTAA
- the rpe gene encoding ribulose-phosphate 3-epimerase codes for MPIIAPSVLAADFANLQRDVELVNASAADWFHIDIMDGVFVPNLSFGVPVTEAIAKHAKKPLDVHLMIVQPERYIETFAKAGASYITVHWEACTHIHRTLAQIKEAGCKAGVVLNPGTPISVLDDVLEDADMILLMSVNPGFGGQKFIENTLAKTSRLKDMILRKNSKALIEIDGGVNLETGARLVQAGADALVAGSFVFNAADPKQVISELKVLN; via the coding sequence ATGCCCATTATAGCGCCGTCTGTCTTGGCGGCAGATTTTGCAAACTTACAGAGGGACGTAGAGCTGGTGAATGCTTCTGCGGCCGACTGGTTCCACATTGACATCATGGACGGGGTATTCGTCCCTAATCTAAGTTTTGGTGTACCTGTAACTGAGGCCATTGCGAAACATGCAAAGAAGCCTTTAGACGTGCATTTGATGATTGTTCAGCCCGAAAGATACATTGAGACATTTGCGAAGGCCGGAGCATCTTATATCACTGTGCATTGGGAAGCTTGCACACACATACATAGAACCTTGGCACAGATTAAAGAGGCCGGTTGTAAAGCGGGAGTAGTTTTGAACCCCGGCACACCCATTTCCGTGCTAGATGATGTTTTAGAAGATGCAGACATGATATTATTGATGTCAGTGAACCCGGGTTTTGGTGGACAGAAATTCATTGAGAATACTCTGGCTAAAACCTCCCGACTAAAAGACATGATCTTGAGGAAGAATTCAAAAGCTCTCATAGAAATTGATGGGGGAGTGAATTTGGAGACCGGTGCCAGATTAGTTCAGGCAGGAGCTGATGCTTTAGTAGCAGGTAGTTTTGTCTTCAATGCCGCAGATCCAAAACAAGTTATTTCAGAATTAAAAGTGTTAAATTAA
- the hslU gene encoding ATP-dependent protease ATPase subunit HslU has protein sequence MTKKIDNLTPGQIVAELDKYIIGQTEAKKNVAIALRNRWRRMNASPEMQAEIIPNNILMIGSTGVGKTEIARRLAKIAEAPFTKVEASKFTEVGYVGRDVESMVRDLVEQSINMVKAAKKEEVKIKAQEAVEDKILNILIPPVTHKASEVLQDGKSEYELNQETREAFRQKLKKGELNHRKIEIDIAQTSAAPIGVMGGPIDEVSMMNIQEMIGGLMPKNKKKRKVSIEEAQKIMLEEESSKLIDMDEVKEEAIWKAENLGIIFIDEIDKVASSGSKAGPDVSREGVQRDLLPIVEGSTVNTKHGAIKTDHILFIAAGAFHVSKPSDLIPELQGRFPIRVELESLTEENFLQILKAPKNALTKQYQAMLEAEDIQLQFEEDALKELASIAYQANTEMENIGARRLQTVMSLLLNDILFDVPERIAPGTTLSIGKELVRQKLSNLIKNKDLSQYIL, from the coding sequence ATGACAAAAAAGATAGACAACCTTACTCCCGGCCAGATTGTGGCGGAATTGGACAAATACATCATTGGTCAAACAGAGGCAAAAAAGAATGTGGCTATAGCATTACGTAACCGCTGGAGACGTATGAATGCCTCACCTGAAATGCAAGCAGAGATCATTCCGAATAATATCTTGATGATAGGTTCCACCGGAGTAGGTAAAACAGAGATAGCCCGTAGATTAGCCAAAATAGCTGAAGCTCCCTTCACAAAAGTAGAAGCTTCTAAGTTCACTGAAGTAGGATATGTGGGTAGAGACGTAGAAAGTATGGTAAGAGATTTGGTGGAGCAAAGCATCAACATGGTCAAAGCCGCCAAAAAAGAAGAGGTCAAGATCAAAGCCCAAGAAGCTGTGGAAGATAAGATCCTCAATATCCTCATCCCTCCCGTTACACATAAAGCCTCAGAAGTATTGCAGGATGGTAAGTCTGAATATGAATTAAATCAAGAGACTAGGGAAGCGTTCCGACAAAAACTTAAAAAAGGTGAGCTAAACCACAGAAAAATTGAAATTGATATAGCTCAAACCTCTGCCGCTCCCATAGGTGTTATGGGCGGACCCATTGATGAAGTCTCTATGATGAACATTCAGGAGATGATAGGTGGACTCATGCCTAAGAACAAAAAGAAGCGAAAAGTCAGTATAGAGGAAGCTCAAAAAATCATGTTAGAAGAGGAATCTTCTAAACTGATTGATATGGATGAAGTAAAAGAGGAAGCCATTTGGAAAGCAGAAAACTTAGGAATCATCTTTATAGATGAGATTGACAAAGTGGCCTCATCCGGTAGCAAAGCAGGCCCTGACGTGAGTAGAGAGGGGGTTCAAAGGGACCTTCTGCCTATCGTAGAGGGAAGCACAGTGAATACGAAACACGGAGCCATCAAGACTGACCATATCTTGTTCATAGCCGCTGGGGCCTTCCATGTCTCCAAACCATCTGACCTCATCCCGGAACTTCAAGGTAGATTCCCTATCCGTGTGGAACTTGAATCTCTCACCGAAGAGAACTTCCTCCAGATCCTTAAAGCTCCAAAGAATGCTTTAACCAAGCAGTACCAGGCCATGTTGGAGGCGGAAGATATCCAACTGCAATTCGAAGAAGACGCACTGAAAGAACTGGCCTCCATAGCCTATCAGGCCAATACCGAGATGGAGAATATTGGGGCCAGACGACTCCAAACGGTTATGTCTCTGCTTCTAAATGATATACTCTTTGATGTTCCGGAAAGAATAGCTCCTGGCACCACTTTGAGCATAGGCAAAGAGCTGGTTCGTCAGAAACTAAGTAACCTTATCAAAAACAAGGACTTAAGTCAATACATCTTGTAA
- a CDS encoding aminotransferase class I/II-fold pyridoxal phosphate-dependent enzyme produces the protein MAADIFEKVVKNMGPIGSHAHYSHHYYSFPKLSGELGPYMTFNGKRMLNWSLNNYLGLANHPEVREADAQAAAEYGLAYPMGARMMTGNTDLHEEFEGQLAEFVGKEDAFLLNYGYQGFMSAIEALVGIHDIIVYDAESHACLIDGVRLHRAKGGKSYTFKHNDMESLEKNLIRATKMAEETGGGIMVITEGVFGMSGAVGSLDKIVELKKKYNFRLLVDDAHGFGTMGKTGAGVPEHFGVQKEVDVLFCTFAKSMAAIGAFVASTKEVIMYLKYNMRSQTYAKALPMPFVKAGMKRLELIKKHPEYKDKLWEIVRALQNGFRERGFDIGVTTSPVTPVFLHGEYDLPVVTNLIRDLRENMGIFCSIIVYPVVPKGVILLRVIPTAAHKLEDVEYTMKHFEIVKEKLTTGQYKNA, from the coding sequence ATGGCAGCAGATATTTTTGAGAAAGTGGTGAAAAATATGGGGCCTATTGGTTCTCACGCGCATTATTCGCATCATTATTATTCATTTCCTAAACTTTCAGGTGAACTAGGACCTTACATGACCTTTAATGGCAAAAGGATGCTGAACTGGTCATTGAATAATTACCTAGGTTTAGCTAACCATCCAGAGGTGAGAGAGGCAGATGCACAAGCTGCTGCTGAATACGGTCTGGCGTACCCTATGGGTGCTCGTATGATGACCGGTAATACGGATCTACACGAAGAATTTGAAGGCCAATTGGCAGAGTTCGTAGGGAAAGAAGATGCTTTTCTGTTGAACTACGGATATCAAGGTTTCATGTCAGCTATAGAAGCTTTGGTGGGTATCCATGATATCATTGTTTATGATGCTGAATCTCATGCTTGTTTGATTGACGGTGTACGTCTTCATCGTGCGAAAGGAGGTAAATCTTATACCTTTAAGCACAATGACATGGAGAGTTTAGAGAAGAACTTAATCCGTGCTACTAAGATGGCGGAAGAAACCGGAGGTGGTATCATGGTTATCACTGAAGGTGTTTTCGGTATGTCCGGTGCTGTAGGTTCCTTGGATAAGATTGTTGAGTTAAAGAAAAAATATAACTTCCGTTTGCTCGTAGATGATGCGCATGGATTCGGTACTATGGGTAAAACCGGTGCAGGTGTTCCTGAGCATTTCGGAGTGCAAAAAGAGGTGGACGTATTGTTCTGTACATTTGCTAAATCCATGGCGGCTATAGGTGCATTCGTAGCTTCTACAAAAGAAGTGATCATGTACTTGAAATACAACATGCGTTCCCAAACCTATGCTAAGGCTCTACCTATGCCATTTGTGAAAGCAGGTATGAAAAGATTAGAGTTAATCAAAAAGCATCCTGAATACAAAGATAAGCTTTGGGAGATTGTTAGAGCTCTGCAAAATGGTTTCCGTGAACGCGGATTCGATATAGGTGTGACTACTTCACCTGTAACTCCGGTGTTCCTTCATGGAGAATATGATCTTCCTGTAGTTACGAACTTGATCAGAGACTTGAGAGAGAACATGGGTATCTTCTGTTCCATTATTGTGTATCCTGTGGTGCCTAAAGGAGTGATCTTGCTGAGAGTTATTCCTACTGCAGCTCATAAACTTGAAGATGTGGAATATACCATGAAGCATTTCGAGATTGTGAAGGAGAAATTGACCACTGGACAGTACAAAAACGCCTAA
- a CDS encoding diacylglycerol/lipid kinase family protein, with the protein MNKPTLIFIINPSAGKGKSLSKDLVLSHWPNHQVIFEEAYDGRAERILNYLEQGITEFVVAGGDGTVNDIAKLLVHTNASMGIIPLGSGNGLARDLGLPTEPLEALSVVSNGTVRAIDVGYLNGKPFFCTAGVGFDALCAHDFAKKKHSRGLWNYIKIIFERYFSYTGIEARYQNGIKRYFSITFANAGQFGNNAYIAPHARVDDGLLDCAMILPHPKWRFADLGIRLISKRLNGFPYFEHLNFKDLKLEDLSDLHAHIDGEAVDLEGPTVHVKIEEKALKVII; encoded by the coding sequence TTGAACAAGCCAACCCTAATATTTATTATAAACCCTTCCGCCGGTAAAGGAAAATCCTTGTCAAAAGATCTGGTACTTTCCCATTGGCCGAACCATCAAGTCATTTTTGAAGAAGCTTATGATGGAAGAGCCGAAAGGATCTTGAATTACCTTGAACAAGGAATCACAGAGTTTGTTGTTGCAGGCGGAGACGGGACGGTTAATGATATTGCCAAATTATTGGTTCATACAAATGCTAGCATGGGAATCATACCCTTGGGGTCCGGTAATGGTTTAGCGCGTGATTTGGGATTGCCTACGGAGCCCTTAGAAGCACTGTCTGTGGTCAGCAATGGTACAGTTAGAGCTATTGATGTAGGTTACTTGAACGGTAAACCCTTCTTTTGTACAGCAGGTGTGGGATTTGATGCCTTATGTGCACATGATTTTGCCAAGAAGAAGCACTCTAGAGGGCTTTGGAATTACATCAAGATCATATTTGAAAGATATTTCTCTTATACAGGTATTGAAGCTAGATACCAAAATGGAATTAAACGTTACTTTTCTATTACATTTGCTAACGCGGGGCAATTTGGGAATAATGCCTATATAGCACCTCATGCCAGGGTGGATGACGGTTTGCTGGATTGCGCCATGATTTTGCCTCATCCTAAATGGCGTTTTGCAGATCTAGGCATACGTTTGATTTCCAAAAGGTTGAACGGTTTTCCTTATTTTGAGCATTTGAATTTTAAAGATTTGAAATTAGAAGATCTATCAGATTTACATGCACATATAGATGGAGAAGCAGTAGATTTAGAAGGTCCCACTGTACATGTAAAGATTGAAGAGAAGGCACTGAAAGTTATAATATAA
- a CDS encoding outer membrane beta-barrel protein gives MKKLFFLLLLFYQGYSQSYTIKGSLVDTTNAPLEFATIFLLNPSDSTMLTFGRTDAAGQFEFKGVKKGDVVLQATFIGFLPYKETIPFDPNKLTVDLGALKLKPIDKELYEVVIKTAKAPMSFKGDTVEYDASKFKVPPGSTVEDLLRRLPGFQVDSDGNIKAQGENITKVMVGGKRFFGSDPKAATKNLPSEAISKVQVYNDTSEQSKLTGVADGQTEKTLNLELKDEYKKGAFGKLTAGVGTEDRLMAKGNYNRFDDKNQFSIIGFGNNINQSGLSSNDYQDFKGSQSYNWGDNVDFGFSTGDMIIFMEGGGGEGLGVPQSWGPDRGQSKNFAGGINYNYDTKKDKISSNYFYNKSEQQLKQERFRNIFLPTTQYNVSSQEFYKNAIGNHRMSVRYERELDSLRTLIAYANGRLADRDNISDVKQQYFNLQNERFRDQNPYSTSLGTTSALESSVLFRNKFKKVGRSFLWSGTYKLDYNDNEALQQSAFQQYVVGGENFPILDSNSVRLNQLSLGLTKSTILKSSLLYNEPISKTVTWDIFANISKNWQSTDRNIYSPPLQNIANRNEDLSVFFDNELDLQRVGSSIKYTNKGTFAMFGLAAQNLSLNGEVLSAEGGKLHTRIGKNFFKLLPTASFRYSISNNSRFHLGANVKQSAPTLAQLMPFIDNSNPMFISTGNPDLKPSTTREITANYTYFNDISFFSLFAFGSYRNYRDRIVYNREVREDLVTYSSTSNIKNGGDNYNFHLGLNFPIKKTKLMADLSLYGNAGKSPLYINEVLNTNQFTSVGISTGLNFTPAPWMAWFVGYNTSHSKTNYSIFKQQNQKYYAQSFNSDLSFQLPNKYFITSLFNYTFQKNERINLEQHLPILGFSAYKIFGKKNQHEIRLTAHDVFNRNLGVSQSASANEVSYTNTSMLSRYYMLSYSFNIRGMKTQIKRNRWED, from the coding sequence ATGAAAAAGCTATTTTTTCTTTTATTACTTTTCTACCAAGGTTATTCCCAATCCTATACCATCAAGGGCAGTTTAGTGGATACCACAAATGCCCCCCTAGAGTTCGCTACTATTTTTCTACTAAATCCCAGTGATTCCACCATGCTTACCTTTGGAAGAACAGATGCAGCAGGCCAGTTTGAATTCAAAGGTGTAAAGAAAGGAGATGTGGTTCTACAAGCCACCTTTATAGGTTTTCTGCCTTATAAGGAAACCATCCCCTTTGACCCTAATAAGTTGACAGTAGACCTTGGCGCTTTAAAGCTTAAACCCATAGATAAAGAACTTTATGAAGTAGTAATCAAGACTGCAAAGGCTCCTATGAGCTTCAAAGGAGATACCGTGGAGTATGATGCCAGTAAATTTAAAGTTCCCCCCGGATCTACCGTAGAAGATCTTCTACGCAGATTACCCGGTTTTCAAGTAGACAGTGATGGAAACATCAAGGCTCAGGGAGAAAACATCACCAAGGTCATGGTGGGAGGAAAACGATTCTTCGGAAGTGATCCTAAAGCGGCTACAAAGAACCTACCCTCAGAGGCCATAAGTAAGGTACAGGTCTATAATGATACTTCAGAACAGTCCAAATTAACCGGAGTAGCAGACGGCCAAACGGAAAAAACCTTAAACCTAGAACTCAAAGACGAATATAAAAAAGGAGCCTTTGGGAAATTAACTGCCGGAGTAGGTACAGAAGACCGCTTAATGGCGAAAGGGAACTATAATAGATTTGACGACAAGAATCAGTTTTCTATCATAGGTTTTGGGAACAACATTAACCAATCCGGCCTATCTAGTAATGATTACCAAGACTTCAAAGGAAGCCAATCCTACAACTGGGGAGACAATGTGGATTTTGGATTTTCCACTGGAGATATGATCATCTTCATGGAAGGTGGTGGCGGAGAAGGTCTGGGAGTCCCACAATCTTGGGGACCAGACAGAGGCCAGTCAAAGAACTTTGCAGGTGGAATCAACTATAACTATGACACCAAGAAAGATAAAATAAGTTCCAATTACTTTTACAATAAATCTGAACAACAGCTCAAACAAGAACGCTTTAGAAACATCTTTTTGCCAACCACACAATACAATGTTTCAAGCCAAGAATTTTACAAAAATGCTATAGGTAATCACCGTATGAGCGTACGTTATGAAAGAGAGCTGGATTCATTGAGAACCTTGATAGCATACGCCAATGGTAGACTGGCAGATAGAGACAATATATCTGATGTAAAGCAACAATACTTTAACCTTCAAAATGAGCGTTTCCGGGACCAAAATCCATATTCTACTTCTTTAGGGACAACATCAGCATTAGAATCGTCCGTCCTGTTCAGAAATAAATTTAAAAAAGTAGGTCGCTCGTTTCTCTGGTCCGGAACATATAAATTAGACTATAATGACAATGAAGCACTTCAGCAATCTGCATTTCAACAATATGTGGTAGGTGGAGAAAACTTCCCTATCCTAGACTCAAACAGTGTCAGACTGAACCAGCTTTCCCTTGGATTAACTAAATCCACCATCTTAAAAAGTTCCTTACTCTATAATGAACCTATTTCTAAGACAGTGACATGGGATATTTTTGCAAATATCTCTAAGAACTGGCAAAGTACAGACAGAAACATCTACTCTCCACCTTTGCAAAATATAGCTAACAGAAACGAAGATCTAAGCGTATTTTTTGATAATGAACTAGATCTTCAAAGAGTAGGATCATCCATTAAATATACAAACAAAGGCACTTTTGCCATGTTTGGTCTAGCAGCCCAAAACCTATCTCTAAACGGTGAAGTCTTATCTGCTGAAGGAGGAAAACTTCATACGCGAATTGGTAAAAACTTCTTTAAACTACTTCCAACTGCCTCTTTTAGATACAGTATCTCTAACAATTCCCGATTCCATTTAGGTGCAAACGTGAAGCAGTCAGCCCCTACTCTAGCGCAACTAATGCCGTTTATTGACAACTCTAACCCAATGTTTATTAGTACGGGTAACCCGGACTTAAAACCTTCCACTACGAGGGAAATAACGGCCAACTATACCTACTTCAATGACATAAGCTTCTTTTCCCTTTTTGCTTTTGGGTCTTATAGAAACTATAGGGATCGAATTGTCTATAACAGAGAAGTACGAGAAGATTTAGTTACATACTCTTCGACTTCAAACATCAAGAATGGTGGAGATAACTATAACTTTCATTTAGGACTTAATTTTCCGATCAAGAAAACTAAATTGATGGCGGATTTAAGTCTGTATGGAAATGCAGGGAAATCACCTCTATATATCAACGAGGTGCTTAATACGAACCAATTTACCTCAGTGGGTATAAGTACGGGACTTAATTTCACTCCTGCACCTTGGATGGCTTGGTTCGTGGGCTACAATACTTCACATTCCAAAACCAATTATTCTATTTTCAAACAACAAAACCAGAAGTATTACGCCCAAAGTTTCAATTCTGATCTTAGCTTCCAATTGCCCAATAAGTATTTCATCACCTCATTATTTAACTATACTTTCCAAAAGAACGAAAGAATCAACTTAGAACAGCACTTACCGATCTTAGGATTTAGTGCCTATAAAATCTTTGGCAAGAAAAATCAGCACGAAATACGTTTGACAGCACATGATGTATTTAACAGAAATCTAGGTGTCAGCCAGTCGGCTAGCGCAAACGAAGTTTCTTATACTAATACCTCCATGTTATCCAGATACTACATGCTGAGCTACTCCTTTAATATCCGTGGAATGAAAACTCAAATCAAAAGAAACAGATGGGAAGATTAA